A genome region from Sphingobium sp. WTD-1 includes the following:
- a CDS encoding ABC transporter permease has protein sequence MKELLRAASVIARRDFTAVVLSRTFILFLIGPLVPIVIGMVFAGFTQKISSTDLRPVVGIAMAPADVGALERAHARLTERMGPQALPRLHAVPLGTPPRTQLARPDSDVVAMLSGTVSRPVLTGKPEDLDRLQGDLSLIASAAQAEKVLHMVKVERQEVATSLGAQSQARLLIGRTGQIVIFFLTILLAGMILSNLVEEKTNKIIEILAAAVPVDAIFLGKLIAMLGMSFVGIAFWGATAFTIFMALKAPGTVLPDPAVGWPAFIALGIIYFAMAYTLLGSLFLGIGAQAATVREVQTLNMPITMGQMMIFFFVSYTVDHMGSPLEVASVVFPFSSPFAMIARAAQDAALWPHLVAILWQGVWVALIIRIGVLLFRRHVLKSGGRWWKQLFRSSTG, from the coding sequence ATGAAGGAATTGCTGCGCGCCGCCAGCGTGATCGCCCGGCGGGATTTCACCGCCGTCGTCCTGTCACGCACCTTCATCCTGTTCCTGATCGGGCCGCTGGTGCCGATCGTCATCGGCATGGTCTTTGCCGGTTTCACCCAGAAGATTTCCAGCACCGACCTGCGCCCGGTCGTCGGCATCGCCATGGCGCCGGCCGATGTCGGCGCGCTCGAACGGGCGCATGCGCGCCTGACCGAACGCATGGGGCCACAGGCGCTGCCGCGGCTTCACGCCGTGCCGCTCGGCACCCCGCCCCGGACCCAGCTGGCCCGGCCCGATTCCGACGTCGTCGCCATGCTCTCGGGCACCGTCTCCCGCCCGGTCCTGACCGGCAAGCCCGAGGATCTGGACCGGTTGCAGGGCGACCTCAGCCTGATCGCCAGCGCGGCGCAGGCCGAAAAGGTGCTGCACATGGTCAAGGTCGAGCGGCAGGAAGTGGCGACCAGTCTCGGCGCCCAGTCGCAGGCCCGTCTGCTGATCGGCCGCACCGGCCAGATCGTCATCTTCTTCCTCACCATATTGCTGGCGGGCATGATCCTGTCCAATCTGGTCGAGGAAAAGACCAACAAGATCATCGAGATATTGGCCGCCGCCGTGCCGGTGGACGCGATCTTCCTTGGCAAGCTGATCGCCATGCTGGGGATGAGCTTCGTCGGCATCGCTTTCTGGGGCGCCACCGCCTTCACCATCTTCATGGCGTTGAAGGCGCCCGGCACGGTCCTGCCCGATCCGGCGGTGGGCTGGCCTGCCTTCATCGCGCTCGGCATCATATATTTCGCCATGGCCTATACGCTGCTCGGCTCGCTGTTCCTGGGCATCGGCGCACAGGCGGCGACCGTGCGCGAGGTGCAGACGCTCAACATGCCGATCACCATGGGCCAGATGATGATCTTCTTCTTCGTCTCCTACACGGTCGACCATATGGGATCGCCGCTGGAAGTGGCGTCGGTGGTCTTTCCCTTCTCCTCGCCCTTCGCGATGATCGCGCGGGCGGCGCAGGATGCGGCGCTCTGGCCGCATCTGGTGGCGATCCTGTGGCAGGGCGTCTGGGTCGCCCTCATCATCCGCATCGGCGTGCTGCTGTTCCGCCGTCATGTGCTGAAATCGGGCGGCCGCTGGTGGAAGCAGTTGTTCAGGAGTTCGACAGGCTGA
- the msrB gene encoding peptide-methionine (R)-S-oxide reductase MsrB yields the protein MNRRHFLYGVATGASALALWQFRPDAAEAAYPYRLTDAQWRSRLSPWAYKVLRQGATEFPDSSPLNREHRAGTFTCAGCAQNLFSSKTKFDSGTGWPSFYAPLPRAIGTSRDFSLGVPRTEVHCARCGGHLGHVFDDGPRPTGLRYCMNGVALAFSPV from the coding sequence ATGAACCGGCGGCATTTTCTCTATGGCGTCGCGACCGGCGCCTCTGCATTGGCCCTGTGGCAATTCCGCCCCGACGCGGCGGAAGCCGCCTATCCCTATCGCCTGACCGACGCGCAATGGCGCAGCAGGCTCAGCCCCTGGGCCTATAAGGTGCTGCGCCAGGGCGCGACCGAATTTCCCGACAGCAGCCCGCTCAACCGGGAACATCGCGCCGGCACCTTCACCTGTGCCGGCTGCGCTCAGAATCTGTTCAGTTCCAAGACCAAGTTCGACAGCGGCACCGGCTGGCCCAGCTTCTATGCGCCCTTGCCCCGCGCCATCGGCACCTCGCGCGACTTCAGCCTGGGCGTGCCCCGGACCGAAGTCCATTGCGCTCGCTGCGGCGGGCATCTCGGCCATGTGTTCGATGACGGGCCGAGGCCCACCGGCCTGCGCTACTGCATGAACGGCGTGGCGCTGGCCTTCAGTCCCGTTTGA
- a CDS encoding GtrA family protein: MGEPLRALTARLGSIAARFMFARYLLASICALSSDMAAFLMLSRAGATPMLAAFGGYAVGLIVHWVISIRFVFDTGNGPSHAQRFGFVASALVGMGITMAMVGGLSAVGIAPAIAKLISVPASFLSVYAIRKYGIFARS; this comes from the coding sequence ATGGGCGAACCGTTGCGCGCCCTGACCGCCCGGCTGGGCAGCATCGCCGCGCGCTTCATGTTCGCCCGCTATCTGCTGGCCAGCATCTGCGCGCTGTCGAGCGACATGGCGGCCTTCCTGATGCTGAGCCGGGCCGGTGCGACACCGATGCTGGCGGCTTTCGGGGGCTATGCGGTCGGCCTGATCGTGCATTGGGTGATCAGCATCCGCTTCGTGTTCGATACGGGCAACGGCCCCAGTCATGCCCAGCGGTTTGGCTTCGTGGCCAGTGCGCTGGTCGGCATGGGGATCACCATGGCCATGGTTGGCGGGCTGAGCGCCGTCGGCATTGCCCCGGCGATCGCCAAGCTGATATCCGTACCGGCCAGTTTCCTGAGCGTCTATGCGATCCGCAAATATGGCATTTTCGCGCGCAGTTGA
- a CDS encoding NAD(P)/FAD-dependent oxidoreductase, whose product MSRVDQSVDVAIIGAGPAGLTAAYLLTKKGFSVTVIEKDPVYVGGISRTVELDGYRFDIGGHRFFSKSKEVVDLWNEILPDDFIQRPRMSRIYYEGKFYSYPLRAFEALWNLGIWRSTLCMASFAKAKLFPNRNVRSFQDWTVNAFGHKLFSIFFKTYTEKVWGMPCDEMSADWAAQRIKGLSLWGAVVDGLKRSLGLNKKPNDGMATKTLLETFRYPRLGPGMMWEAARDRVIEGGNQILMAHSLKQLAQDQGTERWRVVADGPDGDVIINAAHVISSAPMRELAARIHPLPETLPEAMELKYRDFLTVALMIKSEDLFPDNWIYIHDSKVQVGRIQNFRSWSPEMVPDESVACVGLEYFCFEGDGLWASADADLIDLAKKEMAILGLCNPDDVVGGAVVRQEKAYPVYDDAYADHVLAMRTELEAVAPTLHLVGRNGMHRYNNQDHAMMTAMLTVRNIEAGTRVYDVWGVNEDAEYHESGEEGQDVEGQRAALASERLVPSRLKAA is encoded by the coding sequence ATGTCGCGTGTCGACCAGAGTGTGGACGTCGCCATCATCGGGGCAGGCCCGGCCGGCCTGACCGCCGCCTATCTGCTGACGAAAAAAGGCTTTTCCGTCACCGTCATCGAGAAAGACCCGGTCTATGTCGGCGGCATCAGCCGCACGGTCGAGCTGGATGGCTATCGATTCGACATCGGCGGCCACCGCTTCTTTTCCAAGTCGAAGGAAGTGGTGGACCTGTGGAACGAGATCCTGCCGGACGATTTCATCCAGCGCCCGCGCATGAGCCGCATCTATTATGAGGGGAAATTCTACTCCTATCCCCTGCGTGCGTTCGAGGCGCTGTGGAATCTGGGCATCTGGCGTTCGACCCTGTGCATGGCGAGCTTCGCCAAGGCCAAGCTGTTCCCGAACCGCAATGTCCGCTCCTTCCAGGACTGGACCGTCAACGCGTTCGGCCACAAGCTGTTCTCGATCTTCTTCAAAACCTATACCGAGAAGGTCTGGGGCATGCCGTGCGACGAGATGTCGGCCGACTGGGCGGCGCAGCGGATCAAGGGCCTGTCGCTCTGGGGCGCGGTGGTCGATGGGCTGAAGCGCTCGCTGGGCCTCAACAAGAAGCCCAATGACGGCATGGCGACCAAGACGCTGCTCGAAACCTTCCGCTATCCCCGCCTTGGCCCCGGCATGATGTGGGAAGCCGCGCGCGATCGGGTGATCGAGGGCGGCAACCAGATCTTGATGGCGCACAGCCTGAAGCAGCTGGCGCAGGACCAGGGTACGGAACGCTGGCGCGTGGTGGCGGACGGCCCGGACGGCGACGTCATCATCAACGCCGCCCATGTGATTTCGTCCGCGCCGATGCGCGAGCTGGCAGCCCGCATCCATCCGCTGCCCGAAACCCTGCCCGAGGCGATGGAGCTCAAATATCGCGACTTCCTGACCGTGGCGCTGATGATCAAGTCGGAGGATCTGTTCCCCGACAACTGGATCTATATCCACGACAGCAAGGTGCAGGTCGGCCGCATCCAGAATTTCCGCAGCTGGTCGCCCGAAATGGTGCCCGATGAATCGGTCGCCTGCGTGGGCCTGGAATATTTCTGCTTCGAAGGCGACGGCCTGTGGGCGTCGGCCGACGCCGACCTGATCGACCTGGCCAAGAAGGAAATGGCTATATTGGGCCTGTGCAATCCCGATGATGTCGTGGGCGGCGCGGTGGTGCGGCAGGAAAAGGCCTATCCGGTCTATGACGATGCCTATGCCGACCATGTGCTGGCGATGCGCACAGAGCTGGAAGCCGTCGCCCCGACGCTCCATCTGGTCGGCCGCAACGGCATGCACCGCTATAACAACCAGGATCATGCGATGATGACGGCGATGCTGACAGTGCGCAACATCGAGGCCGGCACGCGCGTCTATGACGTCTGGGGCGTCAACGAGGATGCCGAATATCATGAATCGGGTGAGGAAGGGCAGGATGTCGAAGGACAGCGCGCCGCCCTCGCCAGCGAACGACTGGTGCCTTCCCGCCTGAAGGCCGCATAA
- a CDS encoding UrcA family protein: protein MTKKTLVAMAATLALALPGMAVAGNSSNEVVVDGTTGLTTRTIAVSVADLNLASNNGLRRADYRISRAAKEVCGWVNGSILPATPDYRDCVGSALDGARSDLNALAQRQG, encoded by the coding sequence ATGACCAAGAAGACGCTGGTGGCGATGGCCGCCACCCTGGCCCTTGCGCTGCCTGGCATGGCTGTCGCCGGCAACAGCAGCAATGAAGTCGTCGTCGACGGCACCACCGGCCTCACCACCCGCACCATCGCCGTATCGGTGGCCGACCTGAACCTGGCCAGCAACAATGGCCTGCGCCGCGCCGATTATCGCATCAGCCGCGCCGCCAAGGAAGTGTGCGGCTGGGTCAATGGATCGATCCTGCCGGCGACCCCCGACTATCGCGACTGTGTCGGCAGCGCGCTGGACGGCGCGCGCAGCGACCTCAATGCACTGGCACAGCGCCAGGGCTGA
- the purH gene encoding bifunctional phosphoribosylaminoimidazolecarboxamide formyltransferase/IMP cyclohydrolase produces the protein MTTDVTIKRALLSVSDKTGLIELGQALGQHGVELVSTGGTAKALREAGLAVKDISELTGFPEMMDGRVKTLHPKVHGGLLAVRGNPEHVASMDEHEIGAIDLVIVNLYPFAATVAKGADRDEIIENIDIGGPSMVRSAAKNHESVAIVTDPADYARLIAEMAEKGGATSYDFRRMLAAKAYAATAAYDSMIASWFAFADQGVAFPESLSLSSKLSTTLRYGENPHQSAALYLPNGPTANGIAQAKQIQGKELSYNNYNDADAALELVSEFRDGPPTVVIVKHANPCGVATGATLIEAYEAALACDSVSAFGGIIAVNRPLDGPTAEAISGIFTEVVAAPDADDEAKAIFAKKKNLRLLLTGELPDPARPGLMVKSIAGGLLVQSRDNGKVDLDALKVVTKRAPTEQELKDCLFAWTVAKHVKSNAIVYAKGGSTAGVGAGQMNRLESARIAAWKAKDAAEKAGWSEPRTIGSAVASDAFFPFADGLLAAVEAGATAVIQPGGSIRDEEVIAAADEAGLAMVFTGMRHFRH, from the coding sequence ATGACCACCGACGTCACCATCAAGCGCGCCCTCCTTTCCGTATCGGACAAGACCGGCCTTATCGAACTGGGCCAGGCACTGGGCCAGCATGGCGTCGAACTGGTATCGACCGGCGGCACCGCCAAGGCGCTGCGCGAGGCGGGCCTGGCCGTGAAGGATATTTCCGAGCTGACCGGCTTCCCCGAAATGATGGACGGCCGCGTCAAGACGCTGCACCCCAAGGTCCATGGCGGCCTGCTGGCGGTACGGGGCAACCCCGAGCATGTCGCGTCGATGGACGAGCATGAGATCGGCGCGATCGACCTGGTGATCGTCAACCTCTATCCCTTCGCCGCGACCGTGGCCAAGGGCGCCGACCGCGACGAGATCATCGAGAATATCGACATTGGCGGCCCGTCGATGGTCCGTTCGGCCGCGAAGAATCATGAGAGCGTCGCGATCGTCACCGATCCGGCCGACTATGCCCGCCTGATCGCCGAAATGGCCGAAAAGGGCGGCGCCACCAGCTATGATTTCCGCCGGATGCTGGCGGCCAAGGCCTATGCCGCCACCGCCGCCTATGATTCGATGATCGCCAGCTGGTTCGCCTTTGCCGACCAGGGCGTCGCCTTCCCCGAGAGCCTGTCGCTGTCGAGCAAGCTCAGCACCACGCTGCGCTATGGCGAGAACCCGCACCAGTCGGCCGCGCTCTACCTGCCCAACGGCCCGACCGCGAATGGCATCGCCCAGGCCAAGCAGATCCAGGGCAAGGAACTGTCCTACAATAATTATAACGACGCCGATGCGGCGCTGGAGCTGGTCAGCGAATTCCGCGACGGCCCGCCGACCGTCGTCATCGTGAAGCACGCCAATCCGTGCGGCGTCGCCACCGGCGCGACGCTGATCGAAGCCTATGAAGCCGCGCTCGCCTGCGACAGCGTGTCGGCCTTTGGCGGTATCATCGCCGTCAACCGCCCGCTCGACGGCCCGACCGCCGAGGCGATCAGCGGCATTTTCACCGAAGTCGTCGCCGCGCCCGACGCCGATGACGAAGCCAAGGCGATCTTCGCCAAGAAGAAGAATCTGCGCCTGCTGCTGACCGGCGAACTGCCCGATCCGGCCCGCCCCGGCCTGATGGTCAAGAGCATCGCCGGCGGCCTGCTGGTCCAGAGCCGCGACAATGGCAAGGTCGACCTGGACGCGCTGAAGGTCGTGACCAAGCGCGCGCCGACCGAACAGGAACTGAAGGATTGCCTGTTCGCCTGGACCGTGGCCAAGCATGTGAAGTCGAACGCGATCGTCTATGCCAAGGGCGGCAGCACCGCCGGCGTCGGCGCGGGCCAGATGAACCGTCTGGAATCGGCCCGCATCGCCGCCTGGAAGGCCAAGGACGCGGCTGAAAAGGCAGGCTGGAGCGAACCGCGCACCATCGGTTCGGCGGTCGCCTCCGACGCCTTCTTCCCCTTCGCCGACGGCCTGCTGGCGGCGGTGGAAGCCGGCGCGACGGCGGTGATCCAGCCGGGCGGCTCGATCCGTGACGAGGAAGTCATTGCCGCAGCAGACGAAGCGGGCCTGGCGATGGTCTTCACCGGCATGCGCCACTTCCGCCATTAA
- a CDS encoding S9 family peptidase, with protein sequence MRYLLAATALPLLAAFPALAQIPTPERAVTDPKSLTSPVNPDARAVPLADIGASRSLSSAAWSADGKQIFVATNLTGRTNIWRTDTAGSWPMQLTQSDDAQTGLAASADGRYLLFQQDVGGNEYSDIYRVPVNGGAVENLTNTPDRRESDLLVGPSGGLVALVTKLKTQGQSDVAVMDGAGRVRDLTREADPQFSWSPVAWIADGKALIANRMRIDSKVSEIWRIDVASGKAAKLLGKADTVYAATDATADGKWIAVSTDEGSGQIHGGLLEAATGKWRWLKSTPWEQVPASFTRDGRALIFRINADARSSLYRFDLASGAETPLAIPPGVNYLVGSEPRSPDGTMLMLNHSGADSPANLYLYDLAAGTARPATQLAIASLQPAALPKSDVVTYKSFDGTLISAIVTMPANLKRDGSNPAIVLPHGGPTGQAQDGYSRYATAFASRGYVVIQPNFRGSTGYGKAFQDGNVKDLGGADLKDTVAAKHFLVDSGYVDAKRVGIFGGSYGGFMTLMAIGRAPDEFAAAVQWFGIINWRTMYRDQDEELKAYQRSLLGTPESDPQVYDAASPLTYIRAAKAPLLTIQGENDIRVPRGQAQEVHDILKAKGNVVETIFYPAEGHGFQKKENQLDSLTRTVAWFDTYLKPSSAR encoded by the coding sequence ATGCGCTATCTGCTCGCCGCCACCGCCTTGCCCTTGCTCGCCGCCTTTCCGGCGCTGGCGCAAATTCCGACGCCGGAACGGGCAGTTACCGATCCCAAGAGCCTGACCTCGCCGGTCAATCCCGATGCCCGCGCCGTGCCGCTCGCCGATATCGGTGCCTCGCGCAGCCTGTCGAGCGCGGCGTGGAGCGCCGACGGCAAACAGATTTTCGTCGCCACCAACCTCACCGGCCGCACCAATATCTGGCGCACCGACACGGCGGGCAGCTGGCCGATGCAGTTGACCCAGTCGGATGACGCCCAGACCGGCCTCGCCGCCTCCGCCGACGGCCGTTATCTGCTGTTCCAGCAGGATGTCGGCGGCAATGAATATAGCGACATCTATCGCGTGCCGGTGAACGGCGGCGCGGTCGAGAATCTCACCAACACCCCAGACCGGCGCGAAAGCGACCTGCTGGTCGGCCCCAGCGGCGGGCTGGTCGCGCTCGTCACCAAATTGAAGACGCAGGGCCAGTCCGATGTCGCGGTGATGGATGGCGCGGGCAGGGTGCGCGACCTGACGCGGGAGGCCGACCCGCAGTTCAGCTGGTCACCGGTCGCCTGGATCGCGGATGGCAAGGCGCTGATCGCCAACCGCATGCGGATCGATTCCAAGGTCAGCGAGATCTGGCGCATCGACGTCGCCAGTGGCAAGGCGGCGAAATTGCTCGGCAAGGCCGACACCGTCTATGCCGCGACCGATGCGACCGCCGACGGCAAATGGATCGCTGTCTCCACCGATGAAGGTAGCGGCCAGATTCATGGTGGCCTGCTTGAAGCGGCCACCGGCAAATGGCGCTGGCTCAAATCCACGCCCTGGGAACAGGTGCCGGCCAGCTTCACCCGCGATGGCAGGGCGCTCATCTTCCGCATCAACGCCGACGCGCGCAGTAGCCTCTATCGCTTCGACCTGGCGAGCGGCGCCGAAACTCCGCTCGCCATCCCGCCGGGCGTCAATTATCTGGTCGGCAGCGAGCCGCGCTCGCCCGACGGCACCATGCTGATGCTCAATCATTCGGGCGCCGATTCACCGGCCAATCTCTATCTCTATGACCTCGCGGCCGGCACTGCGCGCCCGGCGACCCAGCTCGCCATCGCCAGCCTTCAGCCCGCCGCGCTGCCCAAGTCCGACGTCGTCACCTATAAGAGCTTCGACGGTACGCTCATCAGCGCGATCGTGACCATGCCCGCCAATCTGAAGCGCGACGGCAGCAACCCCGCCATCGTCCTGCCCCATGGCGGCCCCACCGGTCAGGCGCAGGATGGTTACAGCCGCTACGCCACCGCCTTTGCCAGTCGCGGCTACGTCGTGATCCAGCCCAATTTCCGCGGCTCGACCGGCTATGGCAAGGCGTTCCAGGACGGCAATGTCAAGGATCTGGGCGGCGCCGACCTAAAGGACACGGTCGCGGCCAAGCATTTCCTGGTCGACAGCGGCTATGTCGACGCCAAGCGGGTAGGCATATTCGGCGGCAGCTATGGCGGCTTCATGACCCTGATGGCGATCGGCCGGGCGCCCGACGAGTTCGCTGCTGCCGTCCAGTGGTTCGGCATCATCAACTGGCGCACCATGTATCGCGACCAGGATGAGGAGCTGAAGGCCTATCAGCGCAGCCTGCTCGGCACGCCGGAGAGCGATCCGCAGGTCTATGACGCCGCCTCGCCGCTCACCTATATCCGCGCGGCGAAGGCGCCCCTGCTCACCATCCAGGGCGAGAATGACATTCGCGTGCCGCGCGGCCAGGCGCAGGAGGTGCATGACATCCTCAAGGCCAAGGGCAATGTGGTGGAAACGATCTTCTACCCGGCCGAGGGCCATGGCTTCCAGAAGAAGGAGAATCAGCTCGATTCGCTGACCCGCACCGTCGCCTGGTTCGACACTTATCTGAAGCCGTCGTCCGCCAGATAG
- a CDS encoding glycosyltransferase family 87 protein: MMAGLYDRMGAIPIMQLRRIAHIWCVVAGLLFLAYLARQLRQGMTDGAGHPFGEDFLNFWSGAHLAVTGQAGIIYDLAAFHAFETGIANAPIDLYHYSYPPVMWLISAPFGLLPYPLAWAAWQLLGWGAFALAVRRLAPAQWLLVALAAPALFINAMGGQNGCWTAAIIGWGLILLRERPAVAGMILALFVVKPQLGWLIPLALLAGRQYRALAAFIGMALALILITLPLFGIDAWIAYVQQGSLLKSVILEHGDGTWHRMLSIFVLVRHGGAPIPLAYTAQAIASLTVALLVLRVWHREGPTARAKALLVLGALGGSLYVSDYDCVMVLLAALWLWPQATAQLRGRMALLLAMPLFAAPLALMSGVALGALALWPALLGAGLRHAPYLADDGFR, from the coding sequence ATGATGGCGGGGCTTTATGACCGGATGGGAGCGATCCCGATCATGCAGTTGCGGCGGATTGCGCATATCTGGTGCGTGGTCGCAGGCCTGCTGTTCCTGGCCTATCTGGCGCGGCAACTGCGCCAGGGCATGACCGATGGCGCCGGCCATCCCTTTGGCGAGGATTTCCTGAATTTCTGGTCCGGCGCGCATCTGGCGGTGACGGGACAGGCCGGCATCATCTATGATCTCGCCGCTTTCCATGCGTTCGAGACCGGGATCGCCAACGCCCCCATCGACCTTTATCATTACAGCTATCCGCCGGTAATGTGGCTGATCTCCGCCCCCTTCGGCCTGCTGCCCTATCCGCTGGCCTGGGCAGCCTGGCAATTGCTGGGATGGGGCGCCTTCGCGCTGGCGGTGCGGCGACTGGCGCCGGCACAGTGGCTGCTGGTCGCGCTGGCGGCGCCGGCGCTGTTCATCAATGCAATGGGCGGCCAGAATGGCTGCTGGACCGCAGCGATAATCGGTTGGGGCTTGATCCTGCTGCGCGAGCGGCCGGCGGTGGCGGGCATGATCCTCGCCCTGTTCGTGGTGAAGCCCCAACTGGGCTGGCTGATCCCGCTCGCCTTGCTGGCCGGGCGGCAATATCGGGCGCTGGCCGCGTTCATAGGAATGGCGCTGGCGCTGATCCTCATCACCCTGCCGCTGTTCGGGATCGATGCCTGGATCGCCTATGTGCAACAAGGCAGCCTGCTCAAGAGCGTGATCCTGGAACATGGCGACGGCACCTGGCACCGGATGCTGTCCATCTTCGTGCTGGTCCGGCATGGCGGCGCGCCGATCCCGCTGGCCTATACCGCGCAGGCGATCGCCAGCCTGACGGTCGCCCTGCTGGTGCTGCGGGTCTGGCACCGCGAGGGGCCGACGGCGCGGGCCAAGGCTCTGCTGGTGCTGGGCGCGCTGGGAGGGTCGCTCTATGTCAGCGACTATGATTGCGTCATGGTGCTGCTCGCCGCGCTGTGGCTGTGGCCACAGGCGACGGCGCAGTTGCGCGGGCGGATGGCGCTATTGCTGGCGATGCCCTTGTTCGCCGCGCCCCTGGCGCTGATGAGCGGTGTAGCGCTGGGCGCTTTGGCCTTGTGGCCAGCGCTGCTGGGCGCCGGCCTGCGCCACGCGCCCTATCTGGCGGACGACGGCTTCAGATAA
- a CDS encoding heparinase II/III family protein, with protein MTNQRRQSSPVAVEAGHEPADDGIEQGKRLIRVADDKGLSLAERIANHFYRLSWKTPLHSRRLKGKYPLKLLAVPDDVVPGDPRAGQAIRAGYFLFRGQKLAIDTIDFGKLAVGPAFTDYLHSFHWLRDLSTAATREQGAPVAEALMRKWLAAHAETPSDPAWRADNAAWRLLFWTAHAPLILSSSDLVYRSLVLNCIARTARHLDQSADKAAPGLPRLVAWGGIVAASMLMPGGNPRKLFGEAGLKRAIDSAFHGDGGIISRSPLAQLEGVMLLAMVVAVYDVRREQVPGFLIDGLSRAVPALLGLTHGDGGLGNWQGAGAVDPDLVEALVQASRVRTRPLRQARDWGYQRISAGNTVVQIDAAPPPVARLAAAGCASTGAIEISDGRLRLVINCGGAALEGAYIPRDLAQALRSTAAHSTLVLDDSNSTALMPDGTLGKGVTEVELNRQELDNGSRVELSHDGYVRRMGYVHRRLLMMSGDGKEVRGEDMLTPATRGKKPVKRPVQLRFHLAPGVEPTLTADSQGALLRIELGALWQFRTGAGVLSVEDSLWVDGDGRPHPTRQLVVTSEALPGGSSIGWLFKRVG; from the coding sequence GTGACGAACCAGCGGCGCCAGTCCTCCCCTGTCGCCGTCGAGGCCGGTCATGAACCGGCCGACGACGGCATCGAACAGGGCAAGCGGCTCATCCGCGTCGCGGATGACAAGGGCCTGTCGCTGGCCGAGCGGATCGCCAATCATTTCTATCGGCTGAGCTGGAAAACGCCGCTGCACAGCCGGCGGCTGAAGGGCAAATATCCGCTCAAGCTGCTGGCGGTGCCGGACGATGTCGTGCCCGGCGACCCGCGCGCCGGCCAAGCGATCCGCGCCGGCTATTTCCTGTTCCGGGGCCAGAAGCTGGCGATCGATACGATCGATTTCGGCAAATTGGCGGTCGGCCCGGCCTTCACCGACTATCTGCACAGTTTCCACTGGCTGCGCGACCTGTCGACCGCGGCGACGCGCGAACAGGGCGCGCCGGTGGCCGAGGCGCTGATGCGCAAATGGCTGGCCGCCCATGCCGAAACGCCGAGCGATCCGGCCTGGCGCGCAGACAATGCGGCCTGGCGGCTGCTGTTCTGGACCGCCCATGCGCCACTGATCCTGTCATCGAGTGACCTGGTCTACCGGTCGCTGGTGCTCAACTGCATCGCCCGCACCGCGCGCCATCTGGACCAGAGTGCGGACAAGGCCGCGCCCGGCCTGCCGCGCCTGGTCGCCTGGGGCGGGATCGTCGCGGCGTCGATGCTGATGCCCGGCGGCAATCCGCGCAAGCTGTTCGGCGAAGCGGGCCTGAAGCGCGCGATCGACAGCGCCTTCCATGGCGATGGCGGCATCATTTCCCGGTCGCCGCTAGCGCAGCTGGAAGGCGTGATGCTGCTGGCGATGGTGGTCGCGGTCTATGACGTGCGGCGCGAACAGGTGCCCGGCTTCCTGATCGACGGGCTGAGCCGCGCGGTGCCGGCGCTGCTGGGCCTGACCCATGGCGATGGGGGGCTGGGCAACTGGCAGGGCGCGGGTGCAGTCGATCCTGACCTGGTCGAAGCGCTGGTGCAGGCCAGCCGGGTGCGGACCCGACCACTGCGCCAGGCCCGCGACTGGGGCTATCAGCGGATCAGCGCCGGTAATACGGTCGTGCAGATCGATGCGGCGCCGCCGCCGGTCGCACGCCTGGCCGCCGCCGGCTGCGCCTCCACCGGCGCGATCGAGATCAGCGACGGGCGGCTGCGGCTGGTCATCAATTGCGGCGGCGCGGCGCTGGAAGGCGCCTATATCCCGCGTGATCTCGCCCAGGCGCTGCGTTCGACCGCGGCGCACAGCACATTGGTGCTGGACGACAGCAACTCGACCGCGCTGATGCCCGACGGCACGCTGGGCAAGGGCGTGACCGAGGTCGAGCTGAACCGGCAGGAGCTGGACAATGGCAGCCGGGTAGAGCTGAGCCATGACGGCTATGTCCGCCGCATGGGCTATGTCCACCGCCGCCTGCTGATGATGAGCGGCGACGGCAAGGAAGTACGCGGCGAGGATATGCTGACCCCGGCGACGCGCGGTAAGAAGCCGGTCAAGCGGCCGGTGCAGCTGCGCTTCCATCTGGCGCCCGGCGTGGAACCGACCCTGACCGCGGACAGCCAGGGCGCGCTGCTGCGGATCGAGCTGGGCGCGCTGTGGCAGTTTCGGACCGGGGCCGGCGTGCTGAGCGTCGAGGATAGCCTGTGGGTCGATGGCGACGGCCGCCCCCACCCCACAAGGCAGCTGGTGGTGACGAGCGAGGCACTGCCGGGCGGCTCCAGCATCGGTTGGCTATTCAAGCGGGTCGGCTGA